A DNA window from Branchiostoma lanceolatum isolate klBraLanc5 chromosome 17, klBraLanc5.hap2, whole genome shotgun sequence contains the following coding sequences:
- the LOC136422737 gene encoding calretinin-like isoform X2: MTPFFLLFVALASASPVRRQTDVLDINADGLISYDEVFHAMTLHDALVALDIDGDQFLYLPQIVELFGDGSIFYQLNNNGDDHLSFGEVQHGLTLREFFDLFDKNGDGMLDATESYQMNYIYNTIKNPDAAISNLLDANGDGKLSKLEVLGAMTLDESMIAMDMDGDGFFTVQELAPIFGNDTQATFDRLDGNMDGKLSYDEVTSATSLDRIFDFYDLDGDGYLTGSETDGIYYVYNAILTNPILVHGGLDADGDGKLSLAEVELVMNVHEVLVALDDDGDNHFSLQEFVAHIGDETLFNALDHNHDMTLSFGELHTIGMDTIFNKYDKDGSGFLEGHEADEMLIVYDMVMAGQ, from the exons ATGACACCGTTTTTTCTGCTGTTCGTTGCCCTGGCGTCAGCTTCTCCAGTGAGGAG GCAGACTGACGTCCTGGACATCAATGCAGACGGGCTGATCTCCTACGATGAAGTTTTCCACGCCATGACTCTGCACGACGCTCTTGTCGCCCTGGACATAGACG GCGACCAGTTCCTGTACTTGCCACAGATCGTGGAACTCTTTGGTGACGGATCTATCTTTTACCAACTGAACAACAACGGGGACGACCACCTCAGCTTCGGGGAGGTTCAACACGGACTCACTCTCAGGGAGTTTTTCGACCTCTTCGACAAGAATG GAGACGGAATGCTGGACGCCACGGAGTCGTACCAGATGAACTACATCTACAACACCATCAAGAACCCGGACGCCGCCATCAGCAACCTTCTAGACGCCAACGGGGACGGCAAGCTGTCCAAGCTGGAGGTGCTGGGCGCAATGACTCTGGACGAGTCCATGATCGCCATGGACATGGACG GGGACGGATTCTTCACCGTGCAAGAGTTGGCCCCCATATTTGGCAACGATACCCAAGCGACCTTTGACCGACTGGACGGCAACATGGACGGCAAGCTATCCTATGATGAGGTCACGTCCGCGACCTCCCTGGACAGGATCTTCGACTTCTACGACTTGGACG GTGACGGCTACCTGACGGGTTCTGAGACCGACGGTATCTACTACGTGTACAACGCCATCTTGACCAACCCGATCCTTGTGCACGGGGGTCTGGACGCTGACGGTGACGGCAAGTTGTCCCTGGCTGAGGTAGAACTCGTCATGAATGTGCACGAGGTTCTGGTCGCCTTGGACGATGACG GTGACAACCACTTCAGTCTGCAGGAGTTCGTGGCCCACATCGGCGACGAGACGCTGTTCAACGCGCTGGACCACAACCACGACATGACGCTCAGCTTCGGCGAGCTGCATACCATCGGCATGGATACCATCTTCAACAAATACGACAAGGACG GAAGCGGATTCCTGGAGGGACATGAAGCTGATGAAATGCTGATCGTGTATGACATGGTCATGGCGGGACAGTAA
- the LOC136422737 gene encoding calretinin-like isoform X1 — MTPFFLLFVALASASPVRRQTDVLDINADGLISYDEVFHAMTLHDALVALDIDGDQFLYLPQIVELFGDGSIFYQLNNNGDDHLSFGEVQHGLTLREFFDLFDKNGDGMLDATESYQMNYIYNTIKNPDAAISNLLDANGDGKLSKLEVLGAMTLDESMIAMDMDGDGFFTVQELAPIFGNDTQATFDRLDGNMDGKLSYDEVTSATSLDRIFDFYDLDGDGYLTGSETDGIYYVYNAILTNPILVHGGLDADGDGKLSLAEVELVMNVHEVLVALDDDGDNHFSLQEFVAHIGDETLFNALDHNHDMTLSFGELHTIGMDTIFNKYDKDGSGFLEGHEADEMLVVYDMVMAMNAA; from the exons ATGACACCGTTTTTTCTGCTGTTCGTTGCCCTGGCGTCAGCTTCTCCAGTGAGGAG GCAGACTGACGTCCTGGACATCAATGCAGACGGGCTGATCTCCTACGATGAAGTTTTCCACGCCATGACTCTGCACGACGCTCTTGTCGCCCTGGACATAGACG GCGACCAGTTCCTGTACTTGCCACAGATCGTGGAACTCTTTGGTGACGGATCTATCTTTTACCAACTGAACAACAACGGGGACGACCACCTCAGCTTCGGGGAGGTTCAACACGGACTCACTCTCAGGGAGTTTTTCGACCTCTTCGACAAGAATG GAGACGGAATGCTGGACGCCACGGAGTCGTACCAGATGAACTACATCTACAACACCATCAAGAACCCGGACGCCGCCATCAGCAACCTTCTAGACGCCAACGGGGACGGCAAGCTGTCCAAGCTGGAGGTGCTGGGCGCAATGACTCTGGACGAGTCCATGATCGCCATGGACATGGACG GGGACGGATTCTTCACCGTGCAAGAGTTGGCCCCCATATTTGGCAACGATACCCAAGCGACCTTTGACCGACTGGACGGCAACATGGACGGCAAGCTATCCTATGATGAGGTCACGTCCGCGACCTCCCTGGACAGGATCTTCGACTTCTACGACTTGGACG GTGACGGCTACCTGACGGGTTCTGAGACCGACGGTATCTACTACGTGTACAACGCCATCTTGACCAACCCGATCCTTGTGCACGGGGGTCTGGACGCTGACGGTGACGGCAAGTTGTCCCTGGCTGAGGTAGAACTCGTCATGAATGTGCACGAGGTTCTGGTCGCCTTGGACGATGACG GTGACAACCACTTCAGTCTGCAGGAGTTCGTGGCCCACATCGGCGACGAGACGCTGTTCAACGCGCTGGACCACAACCACGACATGACGCTCAGCTTCGGCGAGCTGCATACCATCGGCATGGATACCATCTTCAACAAATACGACAAGGACG GAAGCGGATTCCTGGAGGGACATGAAGCTGATGAAATGTTGGTCGTCTATGACATGGTCATGGCGATGAACGCGGCCTAG
- the LOC136422734 gene encoding uncharacterized protein, which produces MGPFLLFFVAMATASPVKRQEDFYGLLDLNGDNRLSKNEVLASMIMDQAIFAMDPDGDGFFNILQIYQLTDDPNIFPLLDTNSDGRVSYDEVRQGTNMARIFDREDANGDGFLDGPEAAKMVFIYVEVITRGQGFMSRDMMDTNGDQVLSKVEVLNAMTLDQVFAATDEDRDGHYTQQQLEDSFDVMTYQLMDANLDGKVSFGEFRKVMNMGAVFDFFDKDASGSLEGSEQNSMIGVYNLVLNAGADWFTDPAMDTDGDGKLSKREVENAMTLERIMAANDQDGDGQFTEIDILSFFNRAYFMRMDANGDGFVTFAEMRAVIDVGTFFDYCDADGSGFLESLEQYKVIALYYSVVNYDQNNGVNTN; this is translated from the exons ATGGGGCCCTTCCTGCTGTtcttcgttgccatggcaactgcctCTCCTGTCAAAAG gcaGGAGGACTTTTACGGACTCTTGGACCTTAACGGGGACAACCGACTCTCCAAGAACGAGGTGCTGGCCAGCATGATTATGGACCAGGCCATCTTTGCCATGGATCCAGACG GCGACGGATTCTTCAACATTCTCCAGATCTACCAGCTGACCGACGACCCGAACATCTTCCCGCTGCTGGACACCAACAGTGACGGGAGGGTCAGCTATGACGAGGTCCGTCAGGGCACCAACATGGCCCGCATCTTCGACAGGGAGGACGCCAACG GTGACGGCTTCCTGGATGGTCCTGAGGCGGCTAAGATGGTGTTCATCTACGTGGAGGTCATCACCAGGGGTCAGGGGTTCATGAGCAGGGACATGATGGACACCAACGGGGACCAg GTTCTGTCCAAGGTCGAGGTGCTGAACGCCATGACTCTGGATCAGGTCTTCGCGGCAACGGATGAGGACa GGGACGGCCACTACACCCAGCAGCAGCTGGAGGACAGCTTTGACGTCATGACTTACCAGCTGATGGATGCTAACCTTGACGGCAAGGTCAGCTTCGGCGAGTTCCGCAAGGTCATGAACATGGGAGCAGTCTTTGACTTCTTTGACAAAGACG CCAGCGGTTCCCTGGAAGGATCCGAACAGAATAGCATGATCGGCGTGTACAACCTGGTCTTGAACGCGGGAGCGGACTGGTTCACAGACCCCGCCATGGACACTGACGGTGACGGAAAACTGTCCAAGCGGGAGGTGGAGAACGCCATGACGCTGGAACGGATCATGGCAGCAAACGACCAGGACG gTGACGGCCAGTTCACCGAGATCGACATCTTGTCGTTTTTCAACCGTGCCTACTTCATGAGAATGGATGCCAATGGAGACGGTTTCGTCACCTTCGCAGAAATGCGCGCTGTCATCGATGTGGGGACTTTCTTCGACTACTGCGACGCTGACG GAAGCGGCTTCCTGGAGAGCTTGGAACAGTACAAGGTGATTGCTCTGTACTACTCCGTTGTGAACTACGACCAGAACAACGGCGTCAACACCAACTGA
- the LOC136422736 gene encoding uncharacterized protein, with protein MAPFILMFVALASTSPVRRQTDVLDINADGLISYDEVFHAMTLHDALVALDIDGDQFLYLPQIVELFGDGSIFYQLNSNGDDHLSFGEVQHGLTLREFFDLFDKNGDGMLDASESYQMNYIYNTIKNPDAAIMNALDANGDGKLSKLEVLGAMKLDEAMFAMDTDGDGFLTVQEMMPVFGNDTQAMFDRLDADMDGQLSFDEINAGTSLENIFDFFDMDADGYLTGSEADGIYYVYNAIVTNPILVHGGLDADGDGKISLAEVEIFMTIHDVLDALDQDGDGHYTMQEFVDYMGDSNLFNILDHNGDMWLSTGEVHTIGLNNIFNYHDQDGDGFLIGSEADKMLFIYDQFLAMNAVNDVNTGN; from the exons ATGGCACCTTTTATTCTGATGTTCGTTGCCCTGGCGTCGACTTCTCCAGTGAGAAG GCAGACTGACGTGCTGGACATCAATGCAGACGGGCTGATCTCCTACGATGAAGTTTTCCACGCCATGACTCTGCACGATGCTCTTGTCGCCTTGGACATTGACG GCGACCAGTTCCTGTACTTGCCACAGATCGTGGAACTCTTCGGTGACGGATCCATCTTTTACCAGCTCAACAGTAACGGGGACGACCACCTCAGCTTCGGGGAGGTTCAACACGGACTCACTCTCAGGGAGTTTTTCGACCTCTTCGACAAGAATG GAGACGGAATGCTGGACGCCTCGGAGTCGTACCAGATGAACTACATCTACAACACCATCAAGAACCCGGACGCCGCCATCATGAACGCTCTCGACGCCAACGGAGACGGCAAGCTGTCCAAGCTGGAGGTGTTGGGCGCCATGAAACTGGACGAGGCCATGTTCGCTATGGACACAGACG GGGACGGATTCTTGACCGTGCAGGAGATGATGCCCGTTTTTGGCAACGATACCCAGGCCATGTTCGACCGCCTAGACGCTGATATGGACGGCCAGCTGTCGTTCGACGAGATCAACGCCGGGACGTCCCTGGAAAACATCTTCGACTTCTTCGATATGGACG CTGATGGCTACCTGACGGGGTCTGAAGCCGACGGTATCTACTACGTGTACAACGCCATCGTCACCAACCCGATCCTTGTGCACGGGGGTCTGGATGCAGACGGTGACGGCAAGATATCCCTGGCCGAGGTGGAGATCTTTATGACGATACACGATGTTCTGGACGCCTTGGACCAAGACG GTGACGGCCATTACACCATGCAGGAGTTTGTCGACTACATGGGAGACTCGAATCTCTTCAACATCCTGGATCACAACGGCGACATGTGGCTGAGTACCGGCGAGGTACACACCATCGGCCTGAACAACATCTTCAACTACCATGACCAAGACG GCGACGGGTTCCTGATTGGAAGCGAAGCGGATAAGATGTTGTTCATCTATGACCAGTTCCTGGCCATGAATGCGGTGAATGACGTCAACACGGGAAACTAA
- the LOC136422738 gene encoding uncharacterized protein produces the protein MSRDMMDTNGDQILSKDEVLNAMTLDQVFAATGDREGHYTQQEMVDAFDLMTYQMMDVNLDGKVSFGEFRKVMNMGGVFDFFDKDGSGSLEGDEQNSLIGVYNLVLNAGADWFTDPALDTDGDGKLSKQEVMDAMTLDQIMVATDEDSDGQFTEIELLSFFDRDYVMRMEADGDGFVTFAEMRAVVDVGPYFDYCDTDGSGFLEGLEQSRVVGLYFSVLNYQQNNGVNTK, from the exons ATGAGCAGGGACATGATGGACACCAACGGGGACCAG ATTCTGTCCAAGGACGAAGTGCTGAACGCCATGACTCTTGATCAGGTCTTCGCGGCAACGGGCGACA GAGAAGGTCACTACACTCAGCAGGAGATGGTAGATGCCTTTGACCTCATGACCTACCAGATGATGGATGTCAACCTTGACGGCAAGGTCAGCTTCGGAGAGTTTCGCAAGGTCATGAACATGGGAGGAGTCTTTGACTTCTTCGACAAAGACG GCAGTGGTTCCCTGGAAGGCGATGAACAGAACAGCCTCATCGGAGTGTACAACCTGGTCTTGAACGCGGGAGCGGACTGGTTCACAGACCCCGCCCTGGACACTGACGGCGACGGGAAACTGTCCAAGCAGGAGGTGATGGACGCCATGACTCTGGACCAGATCATGGTGGCAACCGATGAGGACT CTGACGGCCAGTTCACCGAGATCGAACTCTTGTCGTTTTTCGACCGTGACTACGTCATGAGAATGGAGGCCGACGGAGACGGCTTTGTCACCTTCGCAGAAATGCGCGCTGTCGTCGATGTGGGGCCTTACTTCGACTACTGCGACACTGACG GAAGCGGCTTCCTGGAGGGCTTGGAACAGAGCAGGGTGGTTGGACTGTACTTCTCTGTTCTGAACTACCAGCAGAACAACGGCGTCAACACTAAGTAA